The genomic interval AATCCGCTGCTGCCTCCCCCAGCTCTCGCAGGCTTCCCAGACCCCTCGCCCCAACCCCACTTGGAGCCCACCCTTAGGCCCCCCTGGCCCCCACCCGACTCGCAGCACACCCTTAGCCCCCCACCGCCCCCACCCCACTCGGAGACCAGCCTTAGGCCCCccttcacccccaccccactcagaGCCCACCCTTAGCCCCTCTTGCCCCCACCCCACTCTGACCCCAGCCTTAGGCCCCCCCTCACCCCCACACCACTCAGatcccacccttatctccctctTGCTCACACCTCACTTAGAGCCCACCCTTaggcccctctcctccccccacACCCCACTCGGAGGCCAGCCTTAGGCCCCTCTTGCCCCCACCCCACTCAGAGCCCAGCCTTAggctcctctccctcccaccctacTCAGAGCCCAGCCTTAGCCCCTCCTGCCGCATTACACTCTTCACCCCACTCCTAGGCTCCACCTGCTGACCTTCCAACAAACCAAGCTCGTCCCAGAACCAATGACTTCGTGTTCCCTCTCATCTCCAACTCACCCTCTTGAACTTCTGCCACCCTGGGGCCCCTCCCATCCCAGGCCTCCTCCCCTTGCACCGCACCCCTTTCCCACCCTGGCACTCTCTCTGGGCACCCCCTTTCTGTACCTCCAGCAGATCAGGGAAGGGGAGCCACCAGGGGGTGTGGAGGGGGACTTCCTGAGCTaagcctggggctggggaggggagggggctgctTCCTGGGGTCCCCATTCACACCGACAGTCCCCTGCTGTCTCCCACCCAGGCTCATTCCACCCAAGACGGTTGCTGCTTCTCCTGATCGAGACAGAAACCCTCCCAGTTTCACAAGTCTCCTGTGGAAgggacccccaccccccacccgccAGCCCCCACACCCCTACCCACCAAGGCTGGGGACAGGCTACTCTCCTCCCGGCTGTTTCGCAGCCATAGCCCTGGCCCTAATTGCTGTTGCCCTGTGTGTCTGAATTACAGATTTCTTTACCAACTCCCGCCCCCCACAGCCGCCCATGCCTTCAAACTTCCCAGAGCCCCCCAGCTTCAGTCCCGTGGTTGACTCCCTCTTCAGCAGTGGGACCCTGGACCCAGACGTGCCCCCGGATTCCTCGGCCATGACCCACCTCTCTGAACCCAGCCGTCTGCAGGTGAGCTCACCCCATCCCGTCCAACCCTATGTAGCACACTTGAGAGCTGGTCCTGCCCTGTTCATGTCCAGGAGGTATCAGACACTCCCTGAGTGCCCGGTTTGCTGCTTGGAGATTGGAGGGgaagaaagaccccatctctgccctCTGGGAGGGACCCCATGAAGCAGAACTGGACAAAATGGTTGTAGGAGAAAGCTAAGGGCGTGGAGACCATGGAGTGGGCTCCACCAAGGGCCAGTTGCTTGTGGAAGTCTTCCTGGAGAAGGGGAGTTCCTGGGCCTCAGAGAATAGGTCAACTTTGGACAGAAGGGACTGGCCGAGGTCAAGCCAGATGGGAGAGCAGCAGGAACAAAAGCTTCGAGGCAGAAACCTGAGCATGGATGTTTAGGAAACTGTGAATCTACCATTTTGGTTCATGAATTCCtgagtgcaatttttttttttttttgagatggagtctcactctgtcgcctaggcttgagtgcagtggcacgatcttggctcactgcaacctccacctcctgtgttcaagagatttccgggccaggtgcggtggttcacgcctgtaatcccagcactttgggaggccaaggcgggcggatcacgaggtcaggagattgagaccatcctgactaacatggtgaaaccacgtctctactaaaaatacaaaaaaaaaaaaaaattagctgggcatgctggcgggcgcctgtagtcccagctgaggcaggagaatggcgtgaacccaggaggtggagcttgcagtgagccgagattgtgccactgcactccagcctgggcaacagagcgagactccttctcaaaaaaaaaaaaaaagagagagagagatttccaggttatttttgtgtttttagtagagatggggtttcaccatgttggccaggttggtcttgaacttctgacttcaggagtctgcccaccttggcttcccaaagtgctgggattacaggtgtgagtcaccgtgcccagtcccCAGGTGCAATTCAGATGTTGCTTCCTGCTGCTCTGTTATAGGCCTTTTCCCTCCATCATCAGACTGTGTGTGCTAATTCTAGTTGGTTGTTGAGGAGTGTCTCTCCTCCACCAGAAAGTGAGCTCCTTACTAGAAGGGCTGTGTTTTGCTCACCACTGCATTCTCTATACCTAATGTGCCTCAGGCACATAATAGCACTCAGTGAATGGTTGTCCAATGAGTGAGTcagtgactgaatgaatgagcCAGTGAGCAGATGAATGGGTGTTTTGGTGAATGGACAGAGGCATCTTATACAGCAGTGGAGGCACACATGGGTTGGTGGATATATGGGTGGGTGAGTGGTTGGTTGGATGGATGGGCTGGTGGATGGATACATAGATGAGTAGTTTAATGGGTCAGTGAATGGGCTGATGGGTGGTTAAGTGACTGGTAAATGTatagatggtggatggatggatgaatgaatggatggatggatggatggattatgGATGGGTTGGTGGATGAATGAAGGAAGTATAGATGGTTGGATGGATTCATTAATGCCTTAATATCTGGTGGGCTGGTGGAGAGAGTGGTAGATGAGCTACTTCATAGATTGTTAAATAAGTAGGTGCATGTTTGGAAGATGGATGAATTAGTAGATGGACAATTGAATAGATGGGTGGGTTGGTTAGTAGATGGATCGGTGGGCAAGttagtggatggatggatgatgattGGATGGGTGGGTTGGTTAGTGGACGGATTGGTGGACAAGttagtggatggatggatggatgatgattGGATGGGTGGGTTGGTTGGTGGATGGATTGGTGGACAAGttagtggatggatggatggatgatgaaggGATGGGTGGGTTGGTTGGTGGATGGATTGATGGACAAGtttgtggatggatggatgatgaatggatggatgggttggtTGATGGATGGATCAGTGGGCAAGttagtggatggatggatgatgattGGATGGGTGGGTTGGTTGGTGGATGGATTGGTGGACAAGTtcgtggatggatggataagttaCTTGGGAGACAAATGGATGGGCAGGAAGATTGATGCTCCACTCTTCCTGCTTTTTGCATAAATGTACCCTACTCCCTCCTCTCATTATAATTTCCCTGCTCTGTGTGTTTGTACATACACCTGTGTGTGCTGGAAGGCAGGGCTCATTTCTCCTATCTCTCCCCAGGGCACAGCCCAGCACTcagccagggcagggcagggcaggggaagCCCAGATGGCTGTCAGGGGCAGCTCTCTTCCCTGCTCTCTGAGTGTCTGTCTGTCCCCCCAACCAGGCTCGGAACAGCTGCCCTGGTCCTTTGGACTCCAGCGCCTTCCTGAGCTCTGATTTCCTCCTTCCTGAAGACCCCAAGCCTCGGCTCCCACCCCCTTCTGTACCCCCACCTCTGCTGCATTACCCTCCCCCTGCCAAGGTGCCAGGCTTGGAGCCCTGccccccacctcccttccctcccatGGCACCACACACTGCTTTGCTGCAGGAAGAGCCTCTCTTCTCTCCCAGGTTTCCCTTCCCCACTGTCCCTCCTGCCCCAGGAGTGTCTCCGCTGCCTGCTCCTACAGCCTTCCCACCCACCCCGCAGTCTGTCCCtagcccagcccccacccccttccccatAGAGCTTCTACCCTCAGGGTATTCAGAGCCTGCCTTTGGGCCTTGCTTCTCCATGCCCAGAGGCAAGCCCCCCGCCCCATCCCCTAGGGGACAGAAAGCCAGTCCCCCTACCTTAGCCCCTGCCACTGCCAGTCCCCCCACCACTGCAGGGAGCAACAACCCCTGCCTCACACAGCTACTCACAGCAGGTGAGACGGGAGGGCCAGCAATGGGGAGAGGAAAGCCTGGAGAGGGAGGCCAGGAGGTGGGGAGGACAGGGGGTTATGGGAGCAGAAGATGAGGGTGAAGGGGAGGTCCAGTTCAAGGGACAGAGTGGTGAGGAATGAGGGACATGGGCCCCGTATCTAAAAGGGGTGTGGACTCGGGAGGGGCAGGATGGGGTCTTGATAGATGCCGGGGGTGGACCAGCCCCAGCGGCCTCATGGTTCCACCCATGCACAGCCAAGCCGGAGCAAGCCCTGGAGCCACCACTTGTATCCAGCACCCTCCTCCGGTCCCCAGGGTCCCCGGTAAGATCTTAGGCACTGGGCGGTGGGGCTGTGCCCACGGCCTTCAACCCCACTCTCCGCCCTTCTCCACCCCAGCAGGAGACAGTCCCTGAATTCTCCTGCACATTCCTTCCCCCGACCCCGGCCCCGACACCGCCCCGGCCACCTCCAGGCCCGGCCACATTGGCCCCTTCCAGACCCCTGCTTGTCCCCAAAGCGGAGCGGCTCTCACCCCCAGCGCTCAGCGGTAAAGAGAGGGGTTGCAGGGATTGGGGGAATCTacgggaggaggggaagaggaggaagaagaaggggacTGGGTCTGGTGCTAGGATGAGAGGAAGGGGGCAGTGGGGACTCTTTCCCCGGGGTTGGTCTTTCTGTGGGTCTGTCTGTTCCTACCACAGGCAGTGAGCGGCGGCTGTCAGGGGACCTCAGCTCCATGCCAGGCCCTGGGACTCTGAGCGTCCGTGTCTCTCCTCCGCAACCCATCCTCAGCCGGGGCCGTCCAGACAGCAACAAGGTGGgcaccatccccccaccccaagaTTGGTTTGCTACCCCAAGACCCTCCCGGGCTCCTTCCTAGGCTCACCCGACTCTCTGCTCCCCAAGACCGAGAACCGGCGCATCACACACATCTCCGCGGAACAGAAGCGACGCTTTAATATCAAGCTGGGGTTTGACACCCTTCATGGGCTTGTGAGCACACTCAGTGCCCAGCCCACCCTCAAGGTGAGCCCCGGACCCAGGCTGGCATCCCCAAAACCACGGGGCCCCTTTCTGGACACCCCCACCCAAAACTCAATTGCAGGGGAGTGCTCCAGACACTcttgcctcctcccctcccagtGTCCCAGTGGGTCACAGGGTGCAGCCTCTAGCACCTGCCTGAGCCCCCCTGATGGCGTCTGCAGGTGAGCAAAGCTACCACACTGCAGAAGACAGCCGAGTACATCCTTATGCTACAGCAGGAGCGCGCGGGCTTGCAGGAGGAGGCCCAGCAGCTGCGGGACGAGATTGAGGAGCTCAATGCCGCCATTAAGTAGGCAGGGTCCAGGCGGGTGCTGGGACCCAGGGCCATGCCGCCTGATCCCCAGCTCCtgacccctgccctgccctcagcCTGTGCCAGCAGCAGCTGCCTGCCACAGGGGTACCCATCACACACCAGCGTTTTGACCAGATGCGAGACATGTTTGATGACTACGTCCGAACCCGTACACTGCACAACTGGAAATTCTGGGTGGTATCCTCCCTTGAGCCCATGGCTGGGGGGCTGCAGGGGTTGTGGCAGGGTGAGACCAGGCTGTGCCTGAGATGGGAGGCCTATCTCTCCAGGCCAGGCAGGCTCAGAGCTGCTCCCAGGTGACAGGCTCTTGTTATGCCCCTTGCTTCCATGCCCTGGCCATCTTGGCCAGCAAAATTGCCCAGGGATCGGTGGCTGGGAGCAGACAGGGAAATTGGGGGAGGAATCCTTGAGGAAGGGGAGCCTTGGCCCTGACCTCAGGAAGCCCCGAGGGCAGTTTGGGAGAATCTGAACTCTGGAGTGAGGCCTAAAGAAGACTTGGAATCCACTCCCTCATCTGGCTCAGGGATCAAGTTCTTGACTGAGCCCAAGGAGGGAGCTCAGGGATGAGGGATGGTTCAGCCCAGAGTAAGGGCGGTGGAGGGGCAAGGAGGAGGGGACTGAGAGACAGGGTGCTGGGAAGGTCTTGGCAGGACAGAAGTAGGGACTGCAagccagaagcagtggctcacgcctgtcatcccagcactttgggaggctgaggcaggtggatcacttgaggccaggagttcaagaccagcctggccaacatggctaaaccccgtgtcaactaaaaatacaaacattagctcggcatggtggcatgtgcctgtaatcccagctactcaggaggctgaggcaggagaacggcttgaacctgggaggtggaggttgcagtgagccgagattgcgccactgcactccag from Rhinopithecus roxellana isolate Shanxi Qingling chromosome 6, ASM756505v1, whole genome shotgun sequence carries:
- the MLXIPL gene encoding carbohydrate-responsive element-binding protein isoform X3 translates to MAGALAGLATGLQVPRVAPSPDSDSDTDSEDPSLRRSAGGLLRSQVIHSGHFMVSSPHSDSLPRRRDQEGSVGPSDFGPRSIDPTLTRLFECLSLAYSGKLVSPKWKNFKGLKLLCRDKIRLNNAIWRAWYIQYVERRKSPVCGFVTPLQGPEADAHRKPEAVVLEGNYWKRRIEVVMREYHKWRIYYKKRLRKSSREEDLLAPKQAEGGWPPPEQWCKQLFSSVVPVLLGDPEEEPGGRQLLDLNCFLSDISDTLFTMTQSGPSPLQLPPEDAYVGNADMIQPDLTPLQPSVDDFMDISDFFTNSRPPQPPMPSNFPEPPSFSPVVDSLFSSGTLDPDVPPDSSAMTHLSEPSRLQARNSCPGPLDSSAFLSSDFLLPEDPKPRLPPPSVPPPLLHYPPPAKVPGLEPCPPPPFPPMAPHTALLQEEPLFSPRFPFPTVPPAPGVSPLPAPTAFPPTPQSVPSPAPTPFPIELLPSGYSEPAFGPCFSMPRGKPPAPSPRGQKASPPTLAPATASPPTTAGSNNPCLTQLLTAAKPEQALEPPLVSSTLLRSPGSPQETVPEFSCTFLPPTPAPTPPRPPPGPATLAPSRPLLVPKAERLSPPALSGSERRLSGDLSSMPGPGTLSVRVSPPQPILSRGRPDSNKTENRRITHISAEQKRRFNIKLGFDTLHGLVSTLSAQPTLKVSKATTLQKTAEYILMLQQERAGLQEEAQQLRDEIEELNAAINLCQQQLPATGVPITHQRFDQMRDMFDDYVRTRTLHNWKFWVFSILIRPLFESFNGMVSTASVHTLRQTSLAWLDQYCSLPALRPTVLNSLRQLGTSTSILTDPGRIPEQATRAVTEGTLGKPL
- the MLXIPL gene encoding carbohydrate-responsive element-binding protein isoform X1 encodes the protein MAGALAGLATGLQVPRVAPSPDSDSDTDSEDPSLRRSAGGLLRSQVIHSGHFMVSSPHSDSLPRRRDQEGSVGPSDFGPRSIDPTLTRLFECLSLAYSGKLVSPKWKNFKGLKLLCRDKIRLNNAIWRAWYIQYVERRKSPVCGFVTPLQGPEADAHRKPEAVVLEGNYWKRRIEVVMREYHKWRIYYKKRLRKSSREEDLLAPKQAEGGWPPPEQWCKQLFSSVVPVLLGDPEEEPGGRQLLDLNCFLSDISDTLFTMTQSGPSPLQLPPEDAYVGNADMIQPDLTPLQPSVDDFMDISDFFTNSRPPQPPMPSNFPEPPSFSPVVDSLFSSGTLDPDVPPDSSAMTHLSEPSRLQARNSCPGPLDSSAFLSSDFLLPEDPKPRLPPPSVPPPLLHYPPPAKVPGLEPCPPPPFPPMAPHTALLQEEPLFSPRFPFPTVPPAPGVSPLPAPTAFPPTPQSVPSPAPTPFPIELLPSGYSEPAFGPCFSMPRGKPPAPSPRGQKASPPTLAPATASPPTTAGSNNPCLTQLLTAAPAASWFHPCTAKPEQALEPPLVSSTLLRSPGSPQETVPEFSCTFLPPTPAPTPPRPPPGPATLAPSRPLLVPKAERLSPPALSGSERRLSGDLSSMPGPGTLSVRVSPPQPILSRGRPDSNKTENRRITHISAEQKRRFNIKLGFDTLHGLVSTLSAQPTLKVSKATTLQKTAEYILMLQQERAGLQEEAQQLRDEIEELNAAINLCQQQLPATGVPITHQRFDQMRDMFDDYVRTRTLHNWKFWVFSILIRPLFESFNGMVSTASVHTLRQTSLAWLDQYCSLPALRPTVLNSLRQLGTSTSILTDPGRIPEQATRAVTEGTLGKPL
- the MLXIPL gene encoding carbohydrate-responsive element-binding protein isoform X2 translates to MAGALAGLATGLQVPRVAPSPDSDSDTDSEDPSLRRSAGGLLRSQVIHSGHFMVSSPHSDSLPRRRDQEGSVGPSDFGPRSIDPTLTRLFECLSLAYSGKLVSPKWKNFKGLKLLCRDKIRLNNAIWRAWYIQYVERRKSPVCGFVTPLQGPEADAHRKPEAVVLEGNYWKRRIEVVMREYHKWRIYYKKRLRKSSREEDLLAPKQAEGGWPPPEQWCKQLFSSVVPVLLGDPEEEPGGRQLLDLNCFLSDISDTLFTMTQSGPSPLQLPPEDAYVGNADMIQPDLTPLQPSVDDFMDISDFFTNSRPPQPPMPSNFPEPPSFSPVVDSLFSSGTLDPDVPPDSSAMTHLSEPSRLQARNSCPGPLDSSAFLSSDFLLPEDPKPRLPPPSVPPPLLHYPPPAKVPGLEPCPPPPFPPMAPHTALLQEEPLFSPRFPFPTVPPAPGVSPLPAPTAFPPTPQSVPSPAPTPFPIELLPSGYSEPAFGPCFSMPRGKPPAPSPRGQKASPPTLAPATASPPTTAGSNNPCLTQLLTAAPAASWFHPCTAKPEQALEPPLVSSTLLRSPGSPETVPEFSCTFLPPTPAPTPPRPPPGPATLAPSRPLLVPKAERLSPPALSGSERRLSGDLSSMPGPGTLSVRVSPPQPILSRGRPDSNKTENRRITHISAEQKRRFNIKLGFDTLHGLVSTLSAQPTLKVSKATTLQKTAEYILMLQQERAGLQEEAQQLRDEIEELNAAINLCQQQLPATGVPITHQRFDQMRDMFDDYVRTRTLHNWKFWVFSILIRPLFESFNGMVSTASVHTLRQTSLAWLDQYCSLPALRPTVLNSLRQLGTSTSILTDPGRIPEQATRAVTEGTLGKPL
- the MLXIPL gene encoding carbohydrate-responsive element-binding protein isoform X4 translates to MAGALAGLATGLQVPRVAPSPDSDSDTDSEDPSLRRSAGGLLRSQVIHSGHFMVSSPHSDSLPRRRDQEGSVGPSDFGPRSIDPTLTRLFECLSLAYSGKLVSPKWKNFKGLKLLCRDKIRLNNAIWRAWYIQYVERRKSPVCGFVTPLQGPEADAHRKPEAVVLEGNYWKRRIEVVMREYHKWRIYYKKRLRKSSREEDLLAPKQAEGGWPPPEQWCKQLFSSVVPVLLGDPEEEPGGRQLLDLNCFLSDISDTLFTMTQSGPSPLQLPPEDAYVGNADMIQPDLTPLQPSVDDFMDISDFFTNSRPPQPPMPSNFPEPPSFSPVVDSLFSSGTLDPDVPPDSSAMTHLSEPSRLQARNSCPGPLDSSAFLSSDFLLPEDPKPRLPPPSVPPPLLHYPPPAKVPGLEPCPPPPFPPMAPHTALLQEEPLFSPRFPFPTVPPAPGVSPLPAPTAFPPTPQSVPSPAPTPFPIELLPSGYSEPAFGPCFSMPRGKPPAPSPRGQKASPPTLAPATASPPTTAGSNNPCLTQLLTAAKPEQALEPPLVSSTLLRSPGSPETVPEFSCTFLPPTPAPTPPRPPPGPATLAPSRPLLVPKAERLSPPALSGSERRLSGDLSSMPGPGTLSVRVSPPQPILSRGRPDSNKTENRRITHISAEQKRRFNIKLGFDTLHGLVSTLSAQPTLKVSKATTLQKTAEYILMLQQERAGLQEEAQQLRDEIEELNAAINLCQQQLPATGVPITHQRFDQMRDMFDDYVRTRTLHNWKFWVFSILIRPLFESFNGMVSTASVHTLRQTSLAWLDQYCSLPALRPTVLNSLRQLGTSTSILTDPGRIPEQATRAVTEGTLGKPL